From the genome of Blautia pseudococcoides, one region includes:
- a CDS encoding four-carbon acid sugar kinase family protein, translating to MENILSAEVLLSYPEADMAKARQLLQMEISRSGKKIVVLDDDPTGVQTVHDVSVYTDWTEQSIRRGFEEENHLFYILTNSRGLTAEQTAKVHREIAAAVTKVSEETGKEYLIMSRSDSTLRGHYPLETRILKEEIEALADICIDGEIICPFFKEGGRYTLHNTHFVKYGEELIPAAQTEFAKDKTFGYNHSDICEYVEEKTDGVYKAKEVICISLEDLRNMNLDKITAQLCTVKNFQKVVVNAIDNCDVKIMSIAVYRALSAGKNFIFRTAAALVKEMGGVSSQPLLTREKMIIKDTDNGGVVIIGSHTRKTTQQLEELKKAEGIISMEFNSDLVLDEEALCAETGRITRKIEQVITAGKTAVVYTKRQLLVVEDDTKEEALLRSVKISDAVQSLVGNLRAVPSFVIAKGGITSSDVGTKALKVKRAAVMGQIRPGIPVWQTGEESKFPLTPYVIFPGNVGDVNTLREAVEILMKRK from the coding sequence ATGGAAAACATACTTAGCGCGGAGGTATTGTTATCATATCCGGAGGCGGATATGGCAAAGGCGAGACAGCTCCTTCAGATGGAAATCAGCAGGAGCGGTAAAAAAATCGTTGTGCTGGATGATGACCCTACAGGAGTACAGACGGTTCATGATGTATCTGTGTATACAGACTGGACAGAACAGAGTATTCGTCGGGGATTTGAGGAAGAGAACCATTTGTTTTACATACTGACAAATTCCAGAGGACTCACTGCAGAACAGACAGCAAAAGTACATAGAGAAATTGCCGCAGCGGTTACAAAAGTGTCTGAGGAGACAGGAAAAGAGTATCTCATCATGAGCCGGAGTGATTCTACCCTCAGAGGGCACTATCCTTTGGAAACCCGGATCCTAAAGGAGGAAATAGAGGCTTTGGCAGATATCTGCATAGACGGTGAGATTATCTGTCCGTTTTTCAAAGAGGGCGGCCGTTATACCCTTCATAATACGCATTTTGTAAAATACGGAGAGGAGCTGATTCCGGCAGCACAGACAGAGTTTGCAAAGGACAAGACATTCGGATACAACCATTCAGACATCTGTGAATATGTGGAAGAGAAAACAGATGGTGTATATAAAGCAAAAGAGGTGATCTGCATCAGCCTGGAAGATTTGCGGAACATGAATTTAGATAAGATTACCGCACAATTGTGCACAGTGAAAAATTTCCAAAAGGTAGTGGTCAATGCCATTGACAATTGTGATGTGAAAATCATGAGTATTGCTGTTTACCGGGCATTGTCAGCAGGAAAAAACTTTATATTCCGTACAGCGGCAGCCCTGGTAAAAGAAATGGGAGGGGTATCTTCCCAGCCGCTTTTGACCAGGGAAAAAATGATCATAAAAGATACCGATAATGGGGGCGTGGTCATAATAGGCTCTCATACCAGGAAAACCACACAGCAGTTGGAAGAACTTAAAAAAGCGGAGGGAATCATAAGCATGGAGTTTAATTCAGACTTGGTGCTGGATGAGGAGGCACTTTGCGCTGAAACCGGGAGGATAACCAGAAAAATAGAACAGGTGATCACTGCCGGGAAAACAGCGGTGGTGTATACAAAAAGACAGCTTTTGGTTGTGGAGGATGATACAAAGGAGGAAGCTCTGCTGCGTTCCGTAAAAATTTCAGACGCGGTCCAGTCTCTTGTGGGGAATTTAAGGGCAGTTCCCAGCTTTGTCATAGCAAAGGGCGGAATCACGTCAAGTGATGTGGGGACAAAGGCACTGAAGGTAAAACGTGCAGCGGTTATGGGACAGATCCGTCCTGGGATCCCGGTGTGGCAGACCGGAGAGGAGAGTAAATTTCCGCTAACCCCGTATGTGATTTTCCCGGGAAATGTAGGGGATGTGAATACTTTGCGGGAGGCGGTGGAAATCCTCATGAAGCGGAAGTGA
- the garR gene encoding 2-hydroxy-3-oxopropionate reductase, whose translation MKRAGFIGLGIMGKPMAENLLKADIKVMVNDLNQDAVKELVNAGAQEGTPGEIGSSCEVVFTILPNGTIVRNVLFGEKGVAKSMKRGGILCDMSSVTPEDSKICYEKCREYGIRFVDAPVSGGEPGAVNGTLAFMAGGDQPVFEALKPYFEVMGSSALLVGGPGSGSVTKLANQIIVNNTIAAVSEAFVLAAKAGADPVKVYEAIRGGLAGSAVLDAKIPMIVERNFVPGGKISINHKDIKNVVEAAHSLDVPIPYTAQLFEIMQALKVGGHLEEDHCSIVKYFENLAGITVEKIK comes from the coding sequence ATGAAAAGAGCAGGATTTATCGGGCTGGGAATTATGGGAAAACCAATGGCAGAGAATCTGTTAAAAGCAGATATAAAAGTCATGGTGAATGATTTAAATCAGGATGCAGTCAAAGAATTGGTAAATGCAGGTGCGCAAGAGGGGACACCCGGTGAAATCGGAAGTTCATGTGAAGTGGTATTCACAATCCTCCCAAACGGCACGATCGTCCGGAATGTGCTGTTTGGGGAGAAGGGTGTGGCAAAATCTATGAAGAGAGGCGGCATTCTATGTGATATGAGTTCTGTGACCCCGGAGGATTCAAAGATATGCTACGAAAAATGCAGAGAGTACGGTATCAGGTTCGTGGATGCACCTGTTTCAGGGGGAGAGCCGGGGGCGGTCAATGGGACACTGGCTTTTATGGCAGGCGGTGACCAGCCGGTGTTTGAAGCCCTTAAGCCTTATTTTGAAGTTATGGGCAGCTCGGCTCTGCTTGTAGGCGGACCGGGCAGCGGAAGTGTGACCAAGCTGGCAAACCAGATCATAGTCAATAATACCATAGCAGCGGTTTCGGAGGCATTTGTCCTGGCTGCAAAGGCCGGGGCAGACCCGGTAAAAGTATACGAGGCTATCCGGGGAGGCCTGGCAGGAAGTGCTGTGCTGGATGCAAAAATCCCCATGATCGTGGAGCGGAATTTTGTGCCGGGGGGAAAGATTTCCATCAATCACAAAGATATAAAAAATGTGGTGGAAGCTGCCCACTCCCTGGACGTACCAATTCCATACACAGCGCAGCTGTTTGAGATCATGCAGGCGCTGAAAGTGGGAGGGCACCTGGAGGAGGACCATTGCAGTATTGTGAAATATTTTGAAAATCTGGCAGGTATCACTGTGGAAAAGATAAAATAG